The DNA segment CGGTACGCGCTCACCGAGATGGAGGACGAGTGCCGGCACTCCATGATGTTCGCGCGGCTGATCACCCGCGGCGGGACACCGTGGTACCCGGTGAGCCCGCTGCACCAGCACCTGGGACGGCTGTTCAAGACCATCTCCACCACGCCCGGCTCCTTCACTGCGACCCTGCTCGGCGAGGAGGTCCTGGACTGGATGCAGCGGCTGACCTTCCCCGACGAGCGGGTCCAGCCGCTGATCCGGGGCGTCACGCGCATCCACGTCGTCGAGGAGGCCCGGCATGTGCGCTACGCCCGCGAGGAGCTGCGGCGCCAGATGGTGACCGCGCCGAAGTGGTCGCAGGAGTTCACCCGGGTCACCTCCGGCGAGTTCGCCCGCGTCTTCTCGGTGGCGTTCGTCAACCCGGAGGTCTACACGAACGTCGGGCTGGACAAGCGGGAGGCCGTCGCCCAGGTCAGGGCGAGCGGACACCGCCGGGAGATCATGCAGCAGGGCTCGAAGCGGCTCACCGACTTCCTGGACGACATCGGTGTGCTGCGCGGGGTCGGACGACGGCTGTGGAAGTCGTCCGGACTGCTGGCCTGAACACCACCGCCCCACACCCGCCAAACGGCCCACCACCACACGGCGGAGCCGCACACCGACACGACCTGGACGACATCGGCGTGCTGCCCGGCACCGCACGACGACCGCGGAAACCATCCGGACCGCCGGCCTGAACACCACCGCCCCACACCCGCCAAACGGCCCACCACCACACGGCGGAGCCGCACACCGACACGACCTGGACGACATCGGCGTGCTGCCCGGCACCGCACGACGACCGCGGAAACCATCCGGACCGCCGGCCTGAACACCACCGCCCCACACCCGCCAAACGGCCCACCACCACACGGCGGAGCCGCACACCGACACGACCTGGACGACATCGGCGTGCTGCCCGGCACCGCACGACGACCGCGGAAACCATCCGGACCGCCGGCACAGGGCTCGGGCAGGGGCAGTCGGCACACACCCGAGCAGCCGCCGGGGGCGGGCGGTTACGCTGCGGGGCATGACTCCGCCGGCCCCCACCCCCGCCTACCGGCGCCTCGGCGTCGAGGAGCGGCGCAGTCAGCTGCTCGACGCCGCGCTGTCCCTCTTCGCGCACCGCGCACCCGACGAGGTGTCGCTGGACGACGTGGCGGAGGCGGCCGGCGTGTCGCGGCCCCTGGTGTACCGGTACTTCCCGGGCGGCAAGCAGCAGCTGCACGAGGCGGCGCTCCGGTCCGCCGCCGACGAGCTGCGGGACTGCTTCGACGAGCCCCGCGAGGGCCCGCTGCTGCTCCGGCTGTCCCGGGCGCTCGACCGGTATCTCGCCTTCGCCGACGGGCACGGCACCGGGTTCAGCGCGCTGCTGCAGGGCGGGAGCGTGGTGGAGACCTCCCGTACGACCGCCATCGTCGACGGGGTGCGCCGGGCCGCCGCCGAGCACATCCTCAGTCATCTCGGGGTCGCCGAGCCGGGGCCGCGGCTGCGGATGACCATCCGGATGTGGATCACCGCCGTGGAGGCTGCCTCGCTGATCTGGCTCGACGAGGACAGGCCGCTGCCCGTCGGTGAGCTGCGGGACTGGCTCGTGGAGCAGTTCCTGGCCGCCCTGGAGGTGACCGCGCGGCGTGACGCGGAGACCGGGGTCCTCGTCCGCACGCTGCTGGTGGACGGCTGACCGGACGGCCGGCCGGCGGGCACCCTGCGCGGGGGCATGGCCGACACTGGTGCCGTGAAGAGACAGGACACCCCCTTCGAGGGCGGGCCCATGGACGGGCGCGTCCTGCCCGTGCTGCCGGGCATCACCGGGCACCCGCCCAAGACGTACCGCATCCCCGTCCCGGCCCCGGGCGGCGGCCCGCCCACGGTGCTGGTCTACCGGCGCGTGCCCCGGGGGCGGAGCAGCCGGCTCGGCCTGACGCAGGGGTGGAAGTACCTGTACGACCCGGACGGGGCGGCGACACCCGGCCGCCCGAGGTGGCCGTGGTCCGGGCGCACCCGCGGTCCGGCCGCCGATCCAGGCGCCACGCCGCGCGGCAAGCCGGACGACGCCGACGGGTGACGCTGTTGCGCCGAACCGCGCACACCCGGCGAGCGGGCCCGGCCGGGTCGCCGGATGCTCACGGGGCGGAGCGGAGGAGCCGCCCGCGTCGGAGGTGATGGCGTGCCAGGAATGCTTCTGCGTCTGGTGTGTACGGCGGCGGTCGCGGCCGGAACCGTTCTCGCACCGGTACCCGCTACGGCCGCTGCGGACCCGTCGGGAGGTACCGCGGCACGGGCTCCGGGGGCCGGGGTGTCCACCGAGAGGGCTCAGCCCGATGACCGGTCCGTCGCGGAACTGCTGACGGATCTCCAGCGGCTGTACCGCGAGGCCGGGAAGGCCACCGAGGCCTACAACGCCACCGAGGAGCGGCTGGCGAAGCAGCGCGCCGAGACACGGCGCCTGGACCGTGCCCTCGCCGCCGCCCGCCTCTCCCTGCATGACAGCCGGGGCGCTGCCGGGCTGCTGGCCCGGCAGCAGTACCAGAGCAGCACCGGCATCTCCCCGTACGTACGACTGCTGCTGGCCCGCGATCCGCAGCGCGCGCTCGACCAGGGACACGTGATCGGGCGGCTGGCGCGCAACCGGGCGGACACGGTGGGCCGGCTGACCGGCAGCGAGCAGCGTGCCGACGCGCTCGCCCGGCGGGCCCGCACGGCACTCGACGACCAGCTCGCCCTCACCGAGCTGCGCGGGAAGCAACGCGCCGCGGTGCACGAGCGGCTCGGCGAGGTCGAGGAACTGCTCGCCTCGCTCACCCCCGGCCGGTTGGCCGCCCTCGCGGAGCTGGAGCGGACCGAAGCGGCCGAGAAACAGGCGGAGTTCATGGCGTCCGGTGCCCTCGGCACGCCAGGCGCTCCCGGCGCCCCGGGCGGTACCGGCGCCCCGGGCGGTACCGGTACCGGGCGCACGCCCTCCGCTGCGGGCGACCGGGCCCTGCGGTACGCGGTGGAGCAGATCGGGAAGCCGTACGAGTGGGGCGCCGAGGGTCCGGAGGCGTTCGACTGCTCGGGGCTGACCTCCGGGGCGTGGGGGACGGCCGGGACGCAGGTGCCCCGGACCAGCCAGGAGCAGTGGGCGCGGCTGGACCGGATCCCGCTGGACGAGCTGCGACCGGGTGACCTCGTCGTGTACTTCCCCGACGCCACGCATGTCGCCCTCTACCTCGGCGATGGCATGGTGGTGCAGGCCCCCCGGCCCGGCGCGCGGGTGAAGGTCTCCCCGATCGCGGCCAACCCGGTCCTGGGCGCCGTACGCCCCGACCCGGACGGGAAGCCCCTGCGGCACCATGTGCCGCCCGAACTCCCCGAGGGGGCGACGGAGGGGCCCGACGAGGGATACGCACCGGCTCAGGACCAGGACCGGGGCCTGCCCTACGCCCCCACGGCCCCCGGGACCTCCGCCAGGTAGGCGCCGGCCTTCTCCGGGTCGTAGAGGAAGTTCTCGAAGTCGGCCGGGTTGTCGAAGCCGTTGGCGAACCGGTCGGCGACGGGCTGGAGGCCGCCGGTGGCACCGAGGACGTCCAGGACGTGCTCGGGCGGCGGGGCCAGCATGGCGGTGGTCCACTTGGTGACGTGCCGGGTCATGTCCCAGTAGCGGTCGAAGGTCCCTCGCATCCACGCCTCGTCGAACGGGGCCTCGCCGTGCTCGACGATGGAGGCGAGGGTAGGAGGCCGTGCACCGGGACGCGGAGTTGGAGCCCTGACCGGTGATCGGGTCGTTGGCCACGACCACGTCGGCGACGCCGAGGACCTTGCCGCCGCCGGGCAGGGTGCCGACGGGGTGGCGGACGGTCGGGGCGTAACGGCCGGCGAGGGTGCCGCCGGCGTCGGTCAGTTCGACCTTGGTGGCCCGCGCGTACTCCCAGGGAAGGAACCTCTCCATGAGTTCCCGGGTCAGGGAGAGGTGCTCCGCCGGGTCCTTGACGTCCTTGAAGACGTCCAGCGGGCCGCCGGGTACGCCTTCCCAGAACAGGATGTCGGCGCGGCCCGAGGTGGTGGACGTCGGCATGATGAGCATCTCGCCGACCCCGGGGACGAGGTTGCAGCGGACGGCCTCCGTCTCCGGGTGCTCCGGACGCGGGGCGAGTCCGTGGACCTAGGCCACCGCGAGGGCGCGCTGCGGCTGCGCGTACGGGGAACGCGAGGCGTCCCGGCCGAACATCCGCACGAGCTCGCCCTGGCCGGCGGAGACGAGCACGAGGTCGTACGTACGGGAGAAGTGGTCCAGGTCGCCCACGGCCGCGCCGTGGATGACCAGCCGGCCGCCGCGCTGGGCGAACGTCTCCATCCAGCCCGCCATCTTCACCCGCTGGTCGACCGACTGCGCGAACCCGTCGAGCCTGCCCAGCCAGTCGACCGCGCGCTGCGTGGGACCCGGGTCGTGCGAGCCGGAGGCCGCGACCGAGACGCCGGTCCCCTGGATCCTCGGGGCCCGGGACTCCCAGAAGCTCAGCTGGAGATCACGCTCGTGCTGCACCGTGTGGAACATGCACTGCGTCGACATCACCCGCCCGGTGCGGATCTCGTCCACGGTCCGGTTGGACATCAGGGTGGCCTCGTACCCGTGCGGCTGGAGGCCGGGGGCGAGCTGGAGACCGGACTGGCCGGCTCCGACGACGAGTATCTTCCGCATACGGGGTCTCCTCGCTGGACGAGGGCTTCGGCAGCCGAACAGAGGGCTCCCGGACTACTCCGGGGTTTCCTCGAGCGCGTGACCCACCAGGGACAGGAGGGTCTCGATGACCGAGATCCGGCGCCGAGCGTCCATGATCATGACAGGTATGTGGGCGGGGACGGTGAGCGCCTCCCGCACGTCGTCCGGCTCGAACAGCTCGGTCTCGTCGAAGTGGTTGACCGCGACGACGTACGGCAGTCCACAGCTCTCGAAGTAGTCGAGCGCCGGGAAGCAGTCCTTCAGCCGGCGGGTGTCGGCCATGACGACCGCGCCGATCGCGCCGCGCACCAGGTCGTCCCACATGAACCAGAACCGCTGCTGACCGGGGGTGCCGAAGACATAGAGCACCAGGTCGTCGTCGAGCGTGATCCGGCCGAAGTCCAGGGCCACGGTGGTGGTGAGCTTCTCCGGCGTGGCGCTGAGGTCGTCGGTCCCCGCGCTCGCCTCGGTCATCAGCGCCTCGGTCTCCAGAGGCCTGATCTCCGAGACGGTGGTGACCAGCGTGGTCTTGCCGACGCCGAAACCGCCGGCCACCACTATCTTCGTGGCGACGGGGGCGCGGGTACGGTCCGTCTGCCAGGGCAGCAACGGCTCGTCGTCCT comes from the Streptomyces sp. KMM 9044 genome and includes:
- a CDS encoding C40 family peptidase, which translates into the protein MPGMLLRLVCTAAVAAGTVLAPVPATAAADPSGGTAARAPGAGVSTERAQPDDRSVAELLTDLQRLYREAGKATEAYNATEERLAKQRAETRRLDRALAAARLSLHDSRGAAGLLARQQYQSSTGISPYVRLLLARDPQRALDQGHVIGRLARNRADTVGRLTGSEQRADALARRARTALDDQLALTELRGKQRAAVHERLGEVEELLASLTPGRLAALAELERTEAAEKQAEFMASGALGTPGAPGAPGGTGAPGGTGTGRTPSAAGDRALRYAVEQIGKPYEWGAEGPEAFDCSGLTSGAWGTAGTQVPRTSQEQWARLDRIPLDELRPGDLVVYFPDATHVALYLGDGMVVQAPRPGARVKVSPIAANPVLGAVRPDPDGKPLRHHVPPELPEGATEGPDEGYAPAQDQDRGLPYAPTAPGTSAR
- a CDS encoding AurF N-oxygenase family protein codes for the protein MTAQPLTDADAIDGLRDALGLLKDREQVAQRLLDASAKHSVDPDEELDWDAPFEEGLWFWPPELVSLYGTPLWKRMSEEQRIRLSRHEAAALASLGIWFELILMQLLVRHVYDKDATTAHVRYALTEMEDECRHSMMFARLITRGGTPWYPVSPLHQHLGRLFKTISTTPGSFTATLLGEEVLDWMQRLTFPDERVQPLIRGVTRIHVVEEARHVRYAREELRRQMVTAPKWSQEFTRVTSGEFARVFSVAFVNPEVYTNVGLDKREAVAQVRASGHRREIMQQGSKRLTDFLDDIGVLRGVGRRLWKSSGLLA
- a CDS encoding GTP-binding protein, with translation MDSAVSDAARGVTSLVEDDEPLLPWQTDRTRAPVATKIVVAGGFGVGKTTLVTTVSEIRPLETEALMTEASAGTDDLSATPEKLTTTVALDFGRITLDDDLVLYVFGTPGQQRFWFMWDDLVRGAIGAVVMADTRRLKDCFPALDYFESCGLPYVVAVNHFDETELFEPDDVREALTVPAHIPVMIMDARRRISVIETLLSLVGHALEETPE
- a CDS encoding TetR/AcrR family transcriptional regulator, coding for MTPPAPTPAYRRLGVEERRSQLLDAALSLFAHRAPDEVSLDDVAEAAGVSRPLVYRYFPGGKQQLHEAALRSAADELRDCFDEPREGPLLLRLSRALDRYLAFADGHGTGFSALLQGGSVVETSRTTAIVDGVRRAAAEHILSHLGVAEPGPRLRMTIRMWITAVEAASLIWLDEDRPLPVGELRDWLVEQFLAALEVTARRDAETGVLVRTLLVDG